From Centroberyx gerrardi isolate f3 chromosome 10, fCenGer3.hap1.cur.20231027, whole genome shotgun sequence:
TCATACATGGGCATCACTGGCATGGTGTGTTgaagggttcgactgatatgggtttgtCAAGGCCAATATTGATATCTTTAGACTTAAGTTCAATTCAATACCTTATAAATTTGAAAACTTGTCAAGAAAAAGATCAGTGTTTCCGCTCAGAATTTCATTCTTGTCAGGTTGGaaaagaaacagcatttagaccaacatgtgacactaaaactctccactgaaacccagactaatgaaattattttagggtacCCCGCCAATTCAATGGGGGAACTCTGCAATACATTAGGCCTATTAATGAagatttcatttacaaaaaaagaacaagtaaataaatgaaatgtacaAAGAAGTTTTTCTGTTGCTGCGATCAGGGAGGACCCTGCATCATATCAGTGATGGATGAAATGATCGGCTAATATCCAGTATTTAATAAATGTCACCCTGATATAGGGTTACGGTCCAAGCCTAACatattgtgcgtgtgtgtgtgtttacctgagTATGCatgtttctctatttctctcttttttcctttattcCTCTGCAGAAAACGGTTAACATTTGTGTTTGGTTGCAAGCcgtttcacattttcaaaccaaTTCCTCAGACTAACCACTttgcctctcctccactctgcatTAAGCTAATGAATCCATCTTCATACTCTGTTCTCACCTAAACTTGTCTCTTTTTTCACCTCACAGATCACCAGCAATAACTGAACTGCGGCACAAGATAACCATGGAAACATGGAGGATTACTATTGGACGAGACTGGAGGAGGAAAGGTCCTGAAAGTGAAAACGCCACCTGACGGCTGCATGTGGTGCGCAGATATGTTGAGCTCGGCTCAGCACACTGGAAGCAGCATCGCACATCTGTGACATGGCTATGGACGGTTTATtattatgtgtatatatattcatGGACAATACCTAAACTGTGCCGTCACCCTCTAGTGCCAACTGGAATGAGAGTAAAACATGACCTGTGGTGAAACTATTTTTGGTAgactttcttcttcctttttgggaaaaggaaaaatgtaCTTGAAAACTTTGAATTTGCCATTTTCTGTTCCTGTCTGTTGTCCAGGTCATGCAGTGTTTCAAAGGGAAAATCAGGTGTTGATATTTTCAAGTAAAAAACGTTAGTTAGTAGTTATGCTTGATCGCTGTAGCAAAAGGGGACACCGTCctgttttttaacctttgttCCATACATATCGTtttagtttgtattttttttccaaactttATTGCGTACTAGATCCAACCTCAACACTGAACAGATGTTACAGATGTTGAGGGACTAAATGAGTTCTTGACAATGGTTGCTGCTGGTCTTATCATGTCCTGAGTGGGGTTTGACTTGGAAAAGCTCGTGGAAATTAgacattttggaattaaaataTTCCGTCAACCCCCAAGATGTATTCATATACTCTATCTTTACAAATGGGTCTTTACATGAGgctaaagtttatttttttccaagtaAAAATGCTAAATTAAGTTGTATTATTTTTGTTACATAGGACATGAAAACAATCAGCATCTCAAAAACGTTTCTTCTGAATGCAAATGGAACCCTGTAATGTCACACTCATACACTGCAGGCTCTTAACAGCACTTTATAATTTATCGTGTGTATGGGGAGTATGATATGGGAACCATGCACCTGTGTTTTTATAAAGGGGAATGGTGTTTTTAATCCAATGTTTTTAAGAAGGGATTTTACCTCCATCATTAATGAAGTCCGTGCAGAGAAGATGGCTAAGAGGCATCAACTCTGTGACACTTATGCAAATCTGTAAAGAGAAGTAAAAGCAAGATGGGAAACATTTTGAATCAGACTGTTTTTATTATCCTGTTCGTACCGCTCTACTGTTTTAAAGGAGAGATCCTAGTCATCACACGTCCATTGATGCAAATCTTAAAGATCACTTTAATGCATTACAGCATTAAAGATGAGGTTAAATTTttatcatactgtatgttccttTTTAAATCTACTCTATGTAAAGGGATAGTTCAGTTATTCCACCCTGCTGGGGAGTGTAATATCTTTGTCAGTGAGTAATGACTTCAAAATGAAACCAacacagatgtattttttttttccaaactaaAAGCTGTGTTCAACTTTGTAATGTTATGTACATAATCTCCCAAATTCTTATGTTTATGCCTGCCTGATGGTTTTCTCTGTAATTTACTAAAATctttcaatttgtttcaaaaGGTGTGTGCAAGAGCCCTTCAACTCTGCAGTAATGTACAGATATTGTAATAAACTGAATGAAAACTTGATGGCTACCTCAATGTCTAACATGGTTCACTCCTAATGGCTTAGCTGCAACTCTCACATGAGCAGTTAAGTCTTCACACTTGTACATAACATGAATGACTCATAGTTCAACAAACTCAAGTTGGAAGTAAATAGATATTTAATATTCCAGGCAGGTGCAGTGAAAGATTATTTGTAAGCAAAGTACAATTCTTTTTGATCATAAAGTCCATGGTAGCATACGACAGGAATGCAGGGGCCATCTTTAATACAGAAAGCCCACAGTAAAGTTTGTCGACATTTACAAAATACCTGTTAAATAAGTGACAGGAATAAAACTGGAAAAACTGAGCCTCAAGGATGTGTGAGACAGTCAAACCACAGAGAAACATCCCTAGAAACCCCGAGGCTCCCTATTTACACTGACATGAAGTCAGACCTGACCTGAAGTTCACATAATCAAAAATGGGCCATCAGAAGGGGAAAAGAGTCCAGGAAGCCATTTTGTCGGCTTGTAGAGCGGCAGGTTTCAGCGGGAGAACTGCCTCTTGTCACTCCTGCCCTTGTTGACGTGCTTGAAGATCTTGGACTTGTGCGCGTTCTTGGATTTCTGGTAGCCgaagccgccgccgccgcctcgctTCTGCATCTTTACTCCTTTACTGCTGTGGACGTctggggggggaggaggagggttaagggaaaaacactgaaaggTTTTGACCCACGCTGTTTTTTGTCAAACAAATCCCAAGCAAGACAGCAACTATAAAATGGTTGTTTGATGATTAGTGTTTAAGAAAGGAAAGACAATTTGTAGTTACAGGAGACGCGTTTTAGACACTCTATGATTACCATTTAAAGCCACAAAAATGAATGCGATGTTGAGGCTTTATGGTCGAGAACAACAGTCTAAACAAATGAACAGATAGGGGAGAAAAGTGAAATCAGCCTGTGAACACAAAGGGATGTGATTTTATGCGacttcaggttttttttggacataCAATTCCCATTTATTTCTACTGGGAGACTGGTGCTTTCtgtgttttcctgctttttgtaTTCCTGAGTTCATCCTGGAATACATGATGTGTAGGAAAAAGTATCAACATTTACCAAAAACAGCATCAGACACAGAACAATTACAGTTTTCAGTGATGAATGCGATCTATGGTCCGTAGAACAACAGAAAAGGATACTGAGGTCGACGTAAGGGGGAACCTTGAAGCCGAAGGAGAGCACCACCATGGGGAGGTTGAGGGTGTTGACGCTGTAGATCTGTTTGAGCGAGTGCGAGTCGTAAGCCCTCACGTAGGACTTGTAGGCCTCCTGGGCGGACTTGTGCAGGTAATAGTTCTTTTCAATCAGCTTCTCCAGCTGAGGAACACAAGAGAGGTTTTAGATTTAGACTGAAGCCAGtggtctttcttttcttttcatttttacaacTATTTCACCTGACTAGCAATACAAGATATCCTGAAACTCATGGCAGCTAACAAGCATCACTGAGTCAAGACACGGAGTTCTTACCTGGGACTGGATATCGGAGATTTTACTCCAGGAAAATTCAAACTCACTCAATGGAACCTGGACAAAATTGAGACCCGTGTAAATGGAGGAAAATCCCACGCAAAGACAATCATGGATGTTAGTTTGACAAATGTCTACAGTCAGCATCAACATCAGGTTTGTTGGACAAAAGATAAACACAGAGAGGCGGGGCTGAACGGGACAAAACCCACTACACACTCATCCCCCACTTGTAGATTCCCACCCAACCCACATATTTTTTGATCGTTCAACCAAATTCTCAACAGCTATGTTAGCCTGCAACCACAACGCACTGCgtttttgagtaaggggtgcaACTCTCGCTTTTTGcccgactggaaaaactcactctcttgctATGCTATTGCTctgctgaaagcaacaagttcagggGTTATCgaaaggaattctgggaaatcctcaacttaagtagaagtagatgaagcaggttgagggaaaagtggatacaccaaaatgacgacacaaacaataacacttcaccacaaaataactctggatgtattgaacatcacaaattgatgctacatgacagtgtaagagtatccaagggtggatttttccttcaatgTACTGCTAAAAGGTATAAAGACACACTAGCAGCATGGCGAGTCAGCCCTCCCCTCCGTGTGTCTCTATAGTTACAACAGAAAGCAGCAGAGGGTTTGAGCCGGTTACCTTGGCCTGTTTGAGGAAGCGTAAGAAGCCAAGTTCTTCAGGCCGGAGGATCAAGAGGGCGTGGCCTCGGCCGTTGATGCCTCGCGCCGTCCTGCCCACCCTGTGGATGTACTCCTATGGACATAAAACAAACTTACATCAGCACAGTTCTGTAGCTAACTCTCCTGGTCCAAGTCTCCTCACGAGTTACCAAATCACACCAACGTTCAAGTGTTTCGAGACGTTTAATCGAAATGAAAAGGACGGGGCACCTTGGGGTCATCTGGGGGATCATACTGGACGATCCAGTCCACCTCGGGGATGTCCAGTCCTCGGGCCGCCACGTCCGTACACAGCAGGATGCCCGAGTCGGCGTTGCAGAACTGGAAGAAGGTGGTGGTACGTTTGGTCTGCTTCTGCTTGCCCTGGGGGATGAAATATAAAGAAACATGTTTTACACAACTGCTGTAAGGCTGTGACTGTGATATCTGAACACCGTAAACCATTCATGGATTCCAAGGGTGATGAGGCAGGAAGTCTTACATGGATGGCCATGACGGGCAGGTCGATGTAGTTGAGCAGCTCATAGTGGAATTTGACCGACatgcaggaggagaagaagaccaTCAGCTTCTTCTTGCGGTTCTTCTTCAGGAAGGTGAAGAGCAGCAGGAAGCGTTTCTCTGATGGACACACCACGTAACCCTGCAGGAACAGAGGAATCCCACCTCAAATCAGTTTCCTGTCATAAAGATCTTTGGGTGGTAGGAATCATAGTCTACTGATCAATAGGGGTGTAAAAAAGGATTGATGCATCGATTTGAAGTTAGAAAGCCAACTGTATtgttttgacagacagacagatagacaggatagataggatagatagataagccTCCAACAAGACAAAGTACTGCATACATATCACAAACTAAGTGTTGAGACAGCAGATATGTTGTTGGCAGTACCTGCTCCAGGCCGTCAACAGTGGCGTTGTCTTTGTTGTCGTCCACCCCAACGTAAAGCGGCTCCTTCTTCAGGGAGATACGAGCCAAGTCCTCCACCTTACGGGTCTGAGTGGCCGAAAACAGCatcgtctgtctcttctctgaTGAACAAGGGCAGAAACATTAAACACTAATTTAGGGAGGGCAGGTTGGGTTAGAGGTTTGAGTGGAGATTTTAAACTCGACAAAAAAATCCATCCGTTAACAGAGGCACAGAAGAAAGTGGGTTTGGCAGCAGTACAGATACGTACTTGGCAGCAGTTTGATGATCTGCTTCAGTTCCTCCTCGAAGCCCACCTCCAGGATGCGGTCAGCCTCGTCAATGATCAGACACTGCAAGTTCTTGAACATGAACCCAGGGGTGTTCTGAAGGCAGGACAAAACAGGGAACACATGAATGCCACAATGTTTGATATATGCATCATTGTCCTATCATGACGTAATGGTAGAGGAGCACCAATAGTATCTATAGTTTTGTGATTGGTGCTGACTGTCCTAGGACTCGCATTCAAATCAGCAATTGAAAGCATCTTGATATTGATACTTTAATGACTTGCACATTGACACAATATAAAAATCTTCcaatgagaaaatgtttgacatgaaaagagaaaagtgctTCTACTTGTGAAGTTCACAGGTGCAGCACCTATTGTTCAGAAGAGAAATCTTGGCTATGCAGGCTAACAGCCATTCTGTTTGGATTAGTCGAaaccacagcagccattttaaaAAAGCTTTTTGAGTCTGTTAATAAACTGTTTGACTAAAGTaggtccaaaaaaaaaaagctatatcCTCTTGCCTATGTTTGGTAGAACATTTTCTGTTTATTATTGCCATTTATAACTCACTCAGTGTGGATTGTTATACGATGATCAGTGCATAAATTGAACCATGAATAAATCAATTCAATGGATGCACATGTCTCTGTAATTGTTTTAAAATAGATCAATTCTAGGGAGCATGGATGACTGAATTGTTTAGTACCTGGATCAGTATTCATATCAACTAATCTACTGAATAAAGTACTCTGTATTTGTATTGGTTTCGGAAACAAAATGAGAGTCTGTGCACCTCTAAGTAATGGTTCCATAAAACATCTGTTAAGGAGGAATGGCAGCTCACCTGCAGGTGGTCCAGCAGTCGGCCAGGCGTGGCCACCAGGATGTTGACACCGTTGGCCAGTCTCTGGGCCTCAGCTGAGCGGTTGCTGCCTCCCATGATCAGGCCGTAGGTGTGCACATGGTGCGTCATCAGCTCCTTCATCACACCATAGGTCTGCATTGCCAACTCGCGTGTGGGAGAAAGGATCACTACGCCCGTGCCTGGGAGGGGCAGGAGTGGTAGGAAATTAAAGTTAGGACCCAGTCACATTCTACAAAGCTCAACTTACAGCTTACAATGGTTTGGCCTACACATTTCAGACAAGACATGATGGGTAAAAGCAACATTTTTACCCCTCAGCAGCCCAGAAAGTGCTAATTCATTTTAACAAATTAATCGGAAGTCTTACCGTTCCTGGGCATGAACTTGAGTTTGTAGATCAGCTCTATGGAGGGGATGAGGAAGGCCAAGGTTTTACCACTTCCTGTCTTAGCAGCAGCCAGGACGTCCCTACAGAGATCAAACCAATCAGAGACACAGCTTCATTATCCACACCGCCACAAGAGGCTGCTTCTTGGATGTCATCAAGCTGTGGCAGGCTCAGGAGTTTTGTCAAGAGACTTTGATTCCGCTGCCAATGTGACTGATAACGGTGTCGATGATAActtggttttgtgttttctaaACATCTCTACATATTCCAATATCTTACAGCAAATTAACTGACCTTCTTATGGATCAGGTGCCAAAAGATAAGAAACCCAGTTTACGTCTAGATTAACTCCTAAGTTACAACCAAACCAGGAGAATCTGCGACTTACCTTCCCTCCAGCAGCGGACGGATACTTTTGTGCTGGATCTCGGTCATGTGTTCGAAGCCCATCTCCTTCACTCCCTTCAGCGTGTTCTCACTCACCAACTCAGCAAGAGAGGCAAACGAGGTGTCCTCAAACGCTCCTGAGATGCAAATAGAGTAAATACttaaaaatgattaaagaaGTTCCTGAGAGCAGATCCCACTTAGAAACAGATGAAGCATGAGATGAAGAAAACCCCCCGATCTTTCTTTGCCTTAAGAGCGCAAGAGAAGCAACCATGGAAAACTGGTCAGAActaaatgtataaatgaaaatgttccTCACTAATTCAGCGATCTCAAAACTAACGTGTCCTTGCGGTTATTCGTGCCGAGAGGAATCAGTGACGACTCCTCCCAACGACAACCACAAGAGTCACTGTATGCCTTAGTTGACACCCCATTCACTATGGAGACACTGAACGGGCAACACATAAAGgcaaaataaagacattttcaaaACGGCTGAAATCTGTTCCTATGCTCTGGTACATCTGATCTGCGTCTATGTACATTTTACAAAGCTTTGTATTAGATCTGGaccaaataattattttaaatacTTCAAAGTTTGTTCTAGTCAACCTGAGCGCCTGAAGTGCCGTCataattgtgttttgttgtgctaTCAAAATAGCATGTAAGCTTTCATGGAGGAAAAACACGTATTTCGCATTTTTTATGTCAAAGGCTGTTttttataattaattaattatttttattttttaattattaattaattggTCATTAACGTGGCTACCGATCGATCAAGGAAGCTGCTTAATATTTGCATCCCTAGTAACTAGCCAAGAGGAAGTAGACGTCTAGCTGTTTAATACCTGTCAAGCCGGTTGGTAATTCAGgtccatcctcctcttcatcatccccttctttttctccatctccagattcctcatcctcctcatcatcctcctcctcctcatcatcatcttcttcatcctccatcTCGTCATCCTCGTCTCCCTCTTCCTCGTCTGCAGCTTCCTCTGGTTTGTCAATGGTCTGTTCAGCATCTTCTGCCACCTttactccctcctcctcctcctcctcttcttctgcttcattCTGTGTTTTGGTCTTCTTCCCTCCTAGAAAGAGGATTACATTCACATTAGCTACCACAAACATGTCGTTTGTCGATTCCAATCTGCCAAACTCTGCTGAGTCCACAAACCGTTACCTGGTGATTCAGCAGCGTTCGCaagtttccttttcttcttcttcaaaggAGTTTCTTCTGTGGCGGCTTCTTCCACCGGCGCGtccttctgcttcttctgttgCTTCTTGGGCTTGGTGTCTGCCGTTTCCTCACAACTCTCCTCTACCAGCCCGTTTGGTTCTACTGGGAGAGaaatcacaacaaaacacatcatTAGCTAATTAGCCAGGTGATgagaaaataactgaaagaCCTTGAGCAGCTGTATGATTACGATTTAGGGGACTTAAAACGTCAAACTGCCTCAGCACACACTCATCTGCCAGACAGTTTGCTTTCACTGAGGTATCTAGAACAATTAAATACATCATTAGCTAAGTAATAAGCTAACTAGGTGCCGTGCAATGAATCAAAACCGTTGTATAGTTCCGATTTCTGCAATTAAGACGATCTAGGAGAGAGCAAGTTAGCCTTGAAAATCTAATTAAGCTTTATTTACATAGCACATTTCGTGCAAACAAATGCAATGCGCTtcacattaaaatgaataaaatcaaatcaaaataaaacttaagtatacataaaaaataaataataaaaccgttaaaaatacagacaaaataagaaaatacagaTAGAAAACACGTAAATAAAATTGTGCAAGCTATAAAATAAAGTGGGAGAGACTTAGAGTAAAAGGagtaaataagataaaaatgaaaataggaGAAGTCAAATATCAGCTCTAAGAAAAAGCAAGACTTTAACGACGTTTAAAAATGTCGATCACAAGCCAACAGAGCTTGAAGGCAGcaaggtaacgttagctaacattgACTAGCTACATATTTGACAGTACTGTGTGACATATACTGACTATGATAGATATTGATTATAGTTAGCCTAACCAGTCGATTGTGTATGAAATAACAGTAGCTATGTCTGCGTGTTTAATCCACAGATCAAGCATTTAACGATCAAACGGAAAATTAAGACATGCTgtgattagctagctagcatgtgGAGGAGTTGGAAGTCGCCGTTTCAGAAACAGTATAAACACGCAGCGATAACCGAGTATGTTTTATTTACTGCAGCACTCACCGGTCTCTTCGTCTTGTCTCTGCTCCTTCAGCAGTTTGCGCTCTTTAttcttctcatttcttttctGAATTTTCTTCCGGAGAAGTTTCATCTGTAGGTCCGCCATGGTTACAGCTGCTACTGGGCACGCTCGCGCACACGTGTGGCGTTCAGGACCCCCTCGGAGTACGACTGTGCATCGCCTGAATGAAAATCAAAGAAAGGACCTCGGCTCGCTTAGCTGTCATTCATAATGCCACGCTTAAAGCAACGATTATAATCTTTATTTGTCAGTAGAAATCGTAATAGTTGTATTCCTTAAAGTCAAAACTAGGTCTACTGTAAACATTCCTTATAAATTACAGTAGAACAATATATTTTGTAGGCTATTACACAGGAAAGTGGAAGCCTGTTTCGGTTGGTTGAATGCCTTGCAGCTCCATCTGTATCGGTACCCAAACGAATAGCCTGTATAATTTTCTTCTAGGGAATTATATTGTCTGTctacttaatggtatttttgattataataaataattaatgtaGATGAAAGAAGTGAAGAAAGCAGCAAAGATTTAAGACTAGACCTGATGTAGATGCATCTGACAATATATACTGTCAACAAATTATTAAAGCTGCTGCCTACAGGTCTTTCCAttgttatttcttttcttttatccctaTTTACTGCAGATAGTCATGGCTGAAGAGATTCAAGTGAAGATGAATAGAGCAATCTGCCTTCCAGTAGATAATATTGAATGGCACTGAATGGTTATAAGTATGTAACAGGACAAAAAACAGTGACATCACTATCCTCCAAGGACATTCAGGTCTTGAGTGTTTACATCACATACAATCGTGGTCATATTTTCTGTTGTGTGTAGAATATTACACTGAATTTGAATGCAATCCACTAAATCATGATTCAAGAGACacattatttttctctttataatcatttatttttacagtgtCGCTTCCTCTGGTCCCctgtctgtttttatctcaGACATCTGAGTCACAATCTATGAATCCGtctcattccttccttctctctctctctctgcagctgctTGTTGCCTCCTGGTCACTGGTCGCCTCacgttttgtatttttttttccattgtctgcGCTCTTCCTATCATCGGCTCTTTGTTTCTCCTCACAAAgtgtctctgcctgtgtgtgaggTAAGTTTGTAAGTTTGTATCCCTGTGGTTTGAAGGGTCCTTGCATGGTCTGTGTTCCCCCATGTGAGTCATTAtggtctgtctctccctcactttgGTGATAGAAGATCATGGAACGaaattagtgccagcagaggtTGTATTTCAGTTGcacacatttgaatttgtcatgctcatattgaaccattgaattaaaaaatggtttttttttaattaattaaaaaatgtaatttgtaaggcACAAAATTGAATGTAATGGCTTGAAAAAACATGTGATTACTTTTCAATGTATCTTTTAACTACAACCTCAAATTCTGGTTTCTCAA
This genomic window contains:
- the ddx18 gene encoding ATP-dependent RNA helicase DDX18 isoform X1, with the protein product MADLQMKLLRKKIQKRNEKNKERKLLKEQRQDEETVEPNGLVEESCEETADTKPKKQQKKQKDAPVEEAATEETPLKKKKRKLANAAESPGGKKTKTQNEAEEEEEEEEGVKVAEDAEQTIDKPEEAADEEEGDEDDEMEDEEDDDEEEEDDEEDEESGDGEKEGDDEEEDGPELPTGLTGAFEDTSFASLAELVSENTLKGVKEMGFEHMTEIQHKSIRPLLEGRDVLAAAKTGSGKTLAFLIPSIELIYKLKFMPRNGTGVVILSPTRELAMQTYGVMKELMTHHVHTYGLIMGGSNRSAEAQRLANGVNILVATPGRLLDHLQNTPGFMFKNLQCLIIDEADRILEVGFEEELKQIIKLLPKKRQTMLFSATQTRKVEDLARISLKKEPLYVGVDDNKDNATVDGLEQGYVVCPSEKRFLLLFTFLKKNRKKKLMVFFSSCMSVKFHYELLNYIDLPVMAIHGKQKQTKRTTTFFQFCNADSGILLCTDVAARGLDIPEVDWIVQYDPPDDPKEYIHRVGRTARGINGRGHALLILRPEELGFLRFLKQAKVPLSEFEFSWSKISDIQSQLEKLIEKNYYLHKSAQEAYKSYVRAYDSHSLKQIYSVNTLNLPMVVLSFGFKVPPYVDLNVHSSKGVKMQKRGGGGGFGYQKSKNAHKSKIFKHVNKGRSDKRQFSR
- the ddx18 gene encoding ATP-dependent RNA helicase DDX18 isoform X2; protein product: MADLQMKLLRKKIQKRNEKNKERKLLKEQRQDEETEPNGLVEESCEETADTKPKKQQKKQKDAPVEEAATEETPLKKKKRKLANAAESPGGKKTKTQNEAEEEEEEEEGVKVAEDAEQTIDKPEEAADEEEGDEDDEMEDEEDDDEEEEDDEEDEESGDGEKEGDDEEEDGPELPTGLTGAFEDTSFASLAELVSENTLKGVKEMGFEHMTEIQHKSIRPLLEGRDVLAAAKTGSGKTLAFLIPSIELIYKLKFMPRNGTGVVILSPTRELAMQTYGVMKELMTHHVHTYGLIMGGSNRSAEAQRLANGVNILVATPGRLLDHLQNTPGFMFKNLQCLIIDEADRILEVGFEEELKQIIKLLPKKRQTMLFSATQTRKVEDLARISLKKEPLYVGVDDNKDNATVDGLEQGYVVCPSEKRFLLLFTFLKKNRKKKLMVFFSSCMSVKFHYELLNYIDLPVMAIHGKQKQTKRTTTFFQFCNADSGILLCTDVAARGLDIPEVDWIVQYDPPDDPKEYIHRVGRTARGINGRGHALLILRPEELGFLRFLKQAKVPLSEFEFSWSKISDIQSQLEKLIEKNYYLHKSAQEAYKSYVRAYDSHSLKQIYSVNTLNLPMVVLSFGFKVPPYVDLNVHSSKGVKMQKRGGGGGFGYQKSKNAHKSKIFKHVNKGRSDKRQFSR